A single Silvibacterium dinghuense DNA region contains:
- a CDS encoding Os1348 family NHLP clan protein has protein sequence MSQFEKLYHKVLTDAHFRKELVEDPHRALKSLDIEPTPEILDAIKQIEIAVEKLGIDLEGRPLGSAQLT, from the coding sequence ATGTCTCAGTTCGAAAAGCTCTACCATAAGGTCCTTACCGATGCTCATTTCCGCAAGGAGCTGGTCGAGGATCCGCATCGCGCTCTGAAGTCGCTCGATATTGAGCCGACGCCGGAGATTCTGGACGCCATCAAGCAGATCGAGATTGCTGTGGAGAAGCTCGGCATCGATCTGGAAGGACGGCCGCTCGGCAGCGCACAGCTGACCTGA